In the Streptomyces sp. NBC_00193 genome, TGCCGGTGACATCGCCCAGGGCGTGCAGGTGCGCGTCGGGGATCGAGTACATGCCCCACAGCCGGGGTGCGGCGCCGATGTGCGGGTCGTGCTCGTGCTGGTAGGCGCTGCTGATCCGGTTCCAGAACCGCCGGTTGGCGGGGATGCTGTCCACGGCCCGACTCCAGCACTTCCGGCCGGGGGCGGTCAACACGATTAGGGCACCGGCCGGTCCTCGGTCCGGAAGAGGCGGGCCACGTCGGCGCCCCGGTCCCGCAGCCAGGGGAGCTGGTCCGGGTACCCGACGCCCGGTGTGGCCTCGGACAGCCGGAGCCATCCGGCCGTGGGCCGGTAGGAGAGCAGGGTGGAGGGGTGGTGCGCCCGCAGTACGGCGGTGACGCCCTGGCGATCTTCCTGTCCCACGTACCAGGCGATCTCCGGCTGTCCCGGGCGCCGCCAGGACCCGGGCACCCGCACCGCTTCCGGAGGCGTTCCGTGGACGTGCCGAAGCGGGAACCGCTGCAGGTGCTGGGGTATCTGGGGTATCTCGACGGCCAGGATCGCCAGCCAGGTCAGCCCGAGCACGAGGGCCGGCCAGCTCGTGCCCCGCCTCCAACAGCTTCTCCTCTCCGTAGGCTTCGCGGCCACCGCCGGAGGTGTTCCTCCGCGGGTCTGCCCCCTCCCCCTTGATCCCGGCATGGTCGAACTGCTCACCCTGGCAACAGCGGTTGCCGGTGCCGTTCAGGCAACGATGCTCGTCATCCACGGCCTCCAGAACCGCAAGCCGCGCCCGCCCCGGCAGAAGCGGGTGTGGCGCCGCCGGTAGGCGGTCTACGGAGTTTCTTCCGGACCGGGTTTGAGGCGGCGCAGGGTGTAGCCCTCGTGCGTCGGGTCCAGGGCTCTGGTGGCCTGCTTGAAGAGGTGCTCGGCCCGCTCGTAGGACAGGCGGCGCCGGCCCGTGTCCGGGCACAGGTCGGCCGGGCCGGGGGTCCGGGCCGGGCCGGGACGCCGGTCGGAGAGGAACACCGGGCCACGGGTGCGGCCGGCCAGCAGGACGGGCAGGAGGCGGGCCGTCCCGGAGCGCCAGCTCACCCAGGTGCGGCCCGCGCGGGCCCGGCGGTCCTCCAGGTCCAGGTCCTCCACGTCCAGGGACAGGACGGCCTTCACCCCCGCCGCCGATTCGTGCAGGAGCAGCCACAACGTCTTTTCCCGCAACGGCACTTCGGGGTCGCTCCACAGCGCATCGAGCTGCGCGGGCCCCAGGGCGGACGCCCGGGGGCGGGTTTCGGCGCGTCGCTCCAGCCCGGCCGCGAGCCCGTCCAGGCCGGCCCAGGCACCGAAGGAGCGTACGGCCGAGCGGTGCCGGTTCCAGGTCCTGGCCGCCGCACCGCCCCAGGCGGCCGCGCACACCCGTGCCACCTCCTCGGCCGTCAGCCGGGACAGCGGCATGCCGTCGCCGAGGTCCAGGCGCAGCCGGCGCAGGGTCTGGCCGTACGAGCGGACCGTCGCGGCGTCCAGATCCGCCCGGCCCAGGAACCCCTGTGCGGCCCCGCCCAGGGTCGGGCCCGGCGCCGCCGTGGCGGGCACCTCCTGTGCGCGCCGGTGCAGGAAGGCGCGCTCGGCGGCGTTCCTGGCGAGGGCCGCCGCCCGGAGGAACTCCTGCCGCGCCTCCGGGCCGCGGCCCAGGCGCAGCAGCAGGTCTCCCCGGACGCTGGGGAGGAGGTGGTAGTCACGGAGTACGGGATCGGCGACCAGGGAGTCGACCAGGTCGAGGCCGGCCTGCGGCCCGTACGCCATCCCGAGCGCCACCGCCCGGTTGAGCCGGACCACCGCCGTCGGCCGCAGCCGGTCCAATGCTCCGTACAGGGTCGCGATCTGCGCCCAGTCGGTCTCCTCGGCGGTGCGCGCCTGCGCATGGCACACGGCGATCGCCGCTTGCAGCATGTACGGGCCCGGGGCCCCGCCGGCCTCCCGCGCGCGCAGCATCGCGGTGAAACCGCGGCGGACCAGCAGTTGGTCCCAGCGCCCCCGGTTCTGCTCGTGGAGCTGGACGGGCTCGCCCGAGGGCCCGGTGCGCGCCGCCGAACGGGAGGCCTGGATCTCCATCAGCGCGACCAGGGCGTGCACCTCGGCCTCCCGGGGGGCCAGCTCGGCCAGCAGCCGGCCCAGCCGGAGCGCTTCGAGGCAGAGTCCGGGGCGCATCAGATCGTCGCCGGAGGTGGCCGAGTAGCCCTCGTTGAAGATCAGGTAGATGACCTCCAGCACCGAGGACAGCCGCTCGGGCAGTTCCGGCCCCTCCGGCAGGTCGAAGGGCACGCGGTGCTCGGCCAGCGTGCGCTTGGCCGTGGCGATGCGCCGGGTGACGACGGCCGCCGTGACGAGGAAGGCCCGTGCGATCTCCTCGGCCGTCAGACCGCCCAGCAGCCGGAGCGTGAGCGCCGCACGGGCCTCGGTCGGCAGCACGGGGTGGCAGGAGAGGAACATCAGCCGCAGGACGTCGTCGTCGTGTTCGGGCTCCTGCCGTTCCTGCCGCCCCTGGCCTTCCTCCAGCTCGTGGGCGAGCTGTTCCTGTTTGTCCGTCAGCATCCGGGAGCGCCGGATGTGGTCGACCGCCCGCCGTTTGGCGGTGGTCGTCAGCCAGGCGCCGGGGTTGTCCGGGACCCCGGCGCCTGGCCATTGTTCGAGCGCGGCGACGAGCGCGTCCTG is a window encoding:
- a CDS encoding sigma-70 family RNA polymerase sigma factor — protein: MPDISRTIDAVWKLESAKIIATLTRMVHDVGLAEELAQDALVAALEQWPGAGVPDNPGAWLTTTAKRRAVDHIRRSRMLTDKQEQLAHELEEGQGRQERQEPEHDDDVLRLMFLSCHPVLPTEARAALTLRLLGGLTAEEIARAFLVTAAVVTRRIATAKRTLAEHRVPFDLPEGPELPERLSSVLEVIYLIFNEGYSATSGDDLMRPGLCLEALRLGRLLAELAPREAEVHALVALMEIQASRSAARTGPSGEPVQLHEQNRGRWDQLLVRRGFTAMLRAREAGGAPGPYMLQAAIAVCHAQARTAEETDWAQIATLYGALDRLRPTAVVRLNRAVALGMAYGPQAGLDLVDSLVADPVLRDYHLLPSVRGDLLLRLGRGPEARQEFLRAAALARNAAERAFLHRRAQEVPATAAPGPTLGGAAQGFLGRADLDAATVRSYGQTLRRLRLDLGDGMPLSRLTAEEVARVCAAAWGGAAARTWNRHRSAVRSFGAWAGLDGLAAGLERRAETRPRASALGPAQLDALWSDPEVPLREKTLWLLLHESAAGVKAVLSLDVEDLDLEDRRARAGRTWVSWRSGTARLLPVLLAGRTRGPVFLSDRRPGPARTPGPADLCPDTGRRRLSYERAEHLFKQATRALDPTHEGYTLRRLKPGPEETP